The Miltoncostaea marina DNA window GATCCAGGCCGGCCGCTGCGACGTCGTCTACGGCACCCGCCTGTTCGGGGTCAACACCGTCTACCAGTCGTACCGCTACGCGATGGGCAACCGCATCACGACCCTCGCGGCCAACGTGCTGTTCGACAGCTACATCCGCGACCTGCACACCTGCCTCAAGCTGCTGCCGCGCGACCTGGTGCTCGAGCTGCCGCTGCGCGAGACCGGCTTCGGCCTGGACACCGAGATCACCGCCTCCCTGCTGCGGCTGGGCGTGCGCCCGTTCGAGGTGCCGGTCAGCTACCACAGCCGCACCCACGCGGAGGGCAAGAAGCTCTCCTGGCGCGACGGGGTGGAGTGCCTGCAGATCCTCGGCCGGGTGCGCTTCGCCCGTCGCAGGGGCCGGCGCGCGGGCGTGCCCGCCGCGCGGCCGGTGCGGGTGGGCGAGGCGCCCGGCGCGGGCGCGCGCGTCGGCGACGCGGCGCCGGGGCGCGGATGAGGGGGCGCCGCACCGGGCGGGCGATCGCGCTGGGCGCGGTCGCCGGCGCCACGCTG harbors:
- a CDS encoding glycosyltransferase family 2 protein codes for the protein MSLSVVMPVYNEARTVARAVREVLAVEYPAPMELIVVDDGSDDGTSLELALISDRRVRVHRHPTNLGKGAAVRTGFTLATGTHVLPFDADLEYSPEDVPRMLAPIQAGRCDVVYGTRLFGVNTVYQSYRYAMGNRITTLAANVLFDSYIRDLHTCLKLLPRDLVLELPLRETGFGLDTEITASLLRLGVRPFEVPVSYHSRTHAEGKKLSWRDGVECLQILGRVRFARRRGRRAGVPAARPVRVGEAPGAGARVGDAAPGRG